The Aminiphilus circumscriptus DSM 16581 genome contains a region encoding:
- a CDS encoding ABC transporter ATP-binding protein, with translation MPRESDHTVPNSAAPETESAGTAPESASKPLLVVEALDVHYGKIHAVRGVSFAVASGEIVSIVGANGAGKSTIMWALTGVVRSSGGRVLWDGEPLPKSPHEVVRKGLALVPERRRLFAPLTVRENLVMGAYLRKDKNVDKDYERIFTLFPVLRQRLGQLAGTLSGGEQQMLAISRALLSAPRMLLFDEPSLGLAPRIVEQLMETIVELRNSGITVLMVEQNAVQALEISDRAHVLEAGALVKGGTGKELLDDPAVRCAYLGEIAQDATA, from the coding sequence ATGCCGCGTGAGTCGGATCACACCGTCCCGAACAGCGCCGCTCCCGAGACGGAGTCCGCCGGAACGGCTCCGGAAAGCGCATCGAAGCCCTTGCTCGTCGTGGAGGCCCTCGACGTGCACTACGGAAAGATCCACGCGGTTCGGGGCGTCTCCTTCGCGGTGGCTTCGGGAGAGATCGTGTCCATCGTCGGCGCGAACGGTGCGGGGAAATCCACCATCATGTGGGCGCTCACGGGAGTCGTCCGTTCATCGGGAGGTCGAGTCCTCTGGGACGGCGAGCCACTGCCGAAATCCCCCCACGAGGTCGTCCGAAAAGGACTGGCCCTCGTTCCGGAGCGGCGTCGCCTTTTCGCCCCCCTTACGGTTCGGGAAAATCTCGTCATGGGCGCCTATCTTCGCAAAGACAAGAATGTGGACAAGGACTACGAGCGGATCTTCACTCTCTTTCCCGTTCTGCGCCAGCGCCTCGGCCAGCTCGCGGGCACCCTTTCAGGTGGGGAGCAGCAGATGCTCGCCATTTCCCGGGCGCTCCTGAGCGCCCCGCGGATGCTCCTCTTCGACGAGCCCTCCCTGGGACTGGCGCCACGCATTGTGGAACAGCTCATGGAGACCATTGTGGAACTCCGCAATTCGGGCATCACCGTGCTCATGGTAGAACAGAACGCCGTGCAGGCCCTGGAGATCAGCGATCGGGCTCATGTCCTTGAAGCCGGAGCGCTCGTGAAGGGAGGAACGGGAAAAGAGCTGCTCGACGACCCGGCGGTGCGCTGCGCCTATCTGGGAGAAATCGCCCAGGATGCAACCGCCTGA
- a CDS encoding MFS transporter, which yields MLRALRSRNYRLFVTGQSVSLIGFWMQRIAMSWLVYRLTDSPVALGIVDFVGQVPILLSLYTGVLLEKWDLRKTVFVCQFLSMCQAFILAALTLTGRVQYWHVVVLSCFMGFINAFELPARQSFVIFMVDDKQDLGNAIGLNSSIFNLARLLGPTLGGITIATVGEGICFLLNGVSYLATLVAIALMRLTRKPIAKPDEEDGVRQSKMADFREGWRYVTTFEPIRDILLALALLSIFGLPYLILLPVFAREILHGGPKTLGFLLTASGVGALTGSIMIALRKTPVGLSRVVAYTLTGFGCATGAFALSRWFPLSLPLMAFVGFAMVVTLVSCNTLVQTLVDDDKRNRVMGIYIFALNGMGPAGSLLLGWLASIIGAPLALASGSAICIVTGIVFWRRLPRLWTQAVPIYRAKGLLPQEDAFENAPSAGAEPASASTSTT from the coding sequence TTGCTACGGGCGCTCCGCTCCCGGAATTATCGACTCTTCGTCACGGGACAGAGCGTCTCCCTCATCGGGTTCTGGATGCAACGGATCGCCATGAGTTGGCTCGTCTACCGCCTCACCGATTCCCCCGTAGCCTTGGGAATCGTCGATTTTGTGGGACAGGTTCCCATACTTCTTTCCCTTTACACAGGCGTTCTGCTCGAAAAATGGGATCTCCGGAAGACCGTTTTCGTCTGCCAGTTTCTCTCCATGTGCCAAGCTTTCATCCTCGCGGCGCTGACGCTCACGGGGAGGGTCCAGTATTGGCACGTTGTGGTTCTCTCATGCTTCATGGGGTTCATCAATGCCTTCGAACTCCCCGCCCGACAGTCCTTCGTCATCTTTATGGTGGACGACAAACAAGACCTTGGGAATGCCATCGGTCTCAATTCCTCCATCTTCAATCTCGCACGGCTCCTGGGTCCCACCTTGGGAGGCATCACGATCGCCACTGTGGGCGAAGGAATCTGTTTTCTCCTGAACGGCGTTTCTTATCTGGCGACTCTGGTCGCCATCGCCCTTATGCGCCTCACCCGGAAGCCCATCGCAAAACCCGACGAAGAAGACGGCGTCCGACAGAGCAAGATGGCGGACTTCCGCGAGGGATGGCGCTACGTCACCACCTTCGAACCCATCCGGGACATCCTCCTCGCTCTGGCGCTCCTCTCCATCTTCGGCCTTCCCTACCTGATCCTGCTTCCCGTCTTCGCCCGGGAAATCCTTCACGGCGGTCCAAAAACGCTGGGTTTTCTCCTTACCGCATCAGGGGTCGGCGCATTGACGGGTTCGATCATGATCGCGCTCCGAAAGACTCCCGTCGGACTCAGCAGGGTTGTGGCCTATACGCTCACGGGATTCGGATGCGCCACCGGGGCCTTCGCCCTTTCCCGGTGGTTTCCGCTCTCCCTTCCTCTCATGGCGTTTGTGGGCTTTGCCATGGTGGTGACCCTCGTCTCCTGTAATACCCTCGTACAGACTCTCGTGGACGACGACAAACGCAACCGCGTCATGGGAATCTATATCTTCGCCCTCAATGGAATGGGCCCTGCGGGAAGCCTCCTTCTCGGCTGGCTTGCCTCCATCATAGGTGCACCACTCGCCCTTGCGTCGGGTTCCGCAATCTGTATCGTCACGGGCATCGTCTTCTGGCGCAGGCTGCCCCGTCTCTGGACCCAAGCCGTTCCCATCTACCGAGCAAAGGGACTGCTTCCCCAGGAAGACGCCTTCGAAAATGCCCCCTCCGCGGGGGCTGAACCGGCGTCCGCTTCGACCTCCACAACGTAG